In Deltaproteobacteria bacterium, the DNA window GATAATACCAATAACCATCAGGGGTCTGTTCGCGGAGGAAGTAGTCCTGAGATCTGATGATGGCGTTATTAACGCCTTGCAGAAGTTCTGTATCAGCAGGCGCGACCGAGAACGACAATTGCGCGTGTTCTTCCACTCCCTCAACCTTCCACCCTCGCCACCTTCAATTAACCGATCGGTCAGGCAGCGAGTAAAAAAATAAGAGACCTTTCCTCTTATCTTCTTAGACCTTGAGAGTCCACGATTGTTATACGGCCTGCCCCGAAAGGTGTCAACGGACTCCGCGCTACACCATCAGTAATGGTTTCGTCTGGGAACAAACTTTGTTATCGTCAGGTTTGTTGGTTGGAGGAGACATACATGGGCCAGAAGTTGCTCTACGGGATAGTGCTAGCGATAAGCTGTTTGCTCTCGTCCCCTGCTCACGCAGGGCCGAATCTAATTGCCTATATCGGTGGTGAGGGTGCGCTGTATACCGTGCAGGCCGATGGCAACGGAAAACGAAAGTTAGCCTTTGGCGAACTCTTGCAAACGATCGCTTTTTCTCCGCAACAGGTACAAAGACGGCAAGATTTTTATAGCTGGCCAGTTTGGTCCCCTGATGGGAGTCGACTTGCGTGTTTTCATGTCACAGCCGACAAGGAGGGGCAAACTGCTGGATTTTATATTTTTGATGTCACCAGTGCTCAAGTTCTTAATTCCTACAAAGCCCAAGGACTAGAACCCATCTATGCCTATTGGGCTCCAAATAATAAACAGCTCGCAATTCTCATGGGTGGAGTCGGTCCGTTGTCTCTTGGCTTATGGCCTACGGCTGAGGGGAAGCAACCAAAAGCACTTGCTCAAGGCGTCCCCTTTTATTTCGACTGGCGTGCAGATGCGCAAGCACTGTTAGTACACACTGGAGGCGATAGTGACGCAAAAGAAGGCCATTCCGTCAGTCTCCTTGAGGTCTCCAGCGGTAAGCGCACGACGGTCTCTCGCTCACCGTCCGTCTTTGGCCCTCCATCCTGGTCACGAGACGGTAAATGGCTCGCTTACGGCGATACCGCGAAGGAGCAAGAGAAGACTGCCTTGATGATCGCTGCGGCAGATGGGACCACACCGAAATCGGTTGGCACCTTTCCCGCCAGGATCACGATGGAGTGGTCACCAACCCAATCGCAACTCGCGATTGCCTCTAGCTCATTCCCAGGCGACCCCCTCATAGAAAATCTACAACTGGTTGACATCGACTCAGGAAAAATTCGCCAGCTTGTCAAAGGCAACCTCGCCGCCTATTTTTGGTCACCCGACGGGAAACGTATTTTGTATGCTGGGCGAAAACCGAACAGCGTGTTGTGGACATGGTCCATCGTCGACGTCGAGGACAGCAAAATTCACGAAGTGACGGACTTCATTCCTTCTCGTCCAACACTCCTCGTATTTCAGTACTTTGATCAGTATGCGCTATCACATCGAGTGTGGTCACCTGATAGCAAACATTTCACCTTCGCCGGCAGTGCAGGCACTGAACTCCATCCCGCAGTTGCTGCACAAAATCCGTCGGTGTACGTCGTTGAGGCCAAAGCGAAAGCGACGCCGAAGTCCCTCGCAGATGGCGCAGTGTCATTCTGGTCCCCACAGTAACGCACGTATGGAACTTCACTACGAATATTCTGGGCAGGGGCATCCTCTCGTTATCCTTCATGGATTGTTCGGCTCACTAGAAAACTGGCGTACGCTCAGCAAAGCCTTTGCGCAATCGTTCCAGGTCTTTGCACTCGATCAACGTAACCATGGACGCTCACCGCATAGCGAAGTCTTCGACTATCAGGCGATGCTGGAAGATGTTCACGAGTTCATCTACCAGCACGAACTTCCGACGATTCATCTCTTAGGCCACTCGATGGGTGGGAAAGTTGCCATGCAGTTCGCCCTTACCTATCCAGACCTGGTCGATAAACTTGTCATCGTCGATATTGCACCAAAGGTATATCCACCTGGCCATGACGACGTCTTTGCTGGGCTGTTTGCATGTGATCCGGCGACTATTCGCAGTCGCCAAGAGGCAGATGCGGCGCTTACACCACATCTGCCGGACCTCACGTTGCGCCAGTTTCTTCTTAAGAATCTTGAACGCAACGAAGGTGGCAGCTTCCAATGGCGGATCAACCTCGACGGGATCCACCGCAACTATCATGAAATGTTGAAGACGTTTGCAGCCAACGGCACCTTCGCGAAACCGACGTTGTTCATTCGTGGCGAGAATTCCGGCTACATTCGCGATCACGATCTCGTCACTATCAGAGAGATTTTTCCCGCAGCCCAACTCACGACCATTGCCAACACCGGCCACTGGGTCCACTCTGAAGCGCCGCAAGAGTTTGCCCGCATTGTCATCGACTTCCTCTCTCACTAACCAATGACTCCGGAGGCCCGAAGTTGGGAGATCTCCTTCGCGCTCACTCCCAGTGCAGTCAGAATTTCGTCCGTGTGTTGTCCTAAAGTCGGCGGCGGACTTTGCATTTTTGCGGGGGTATCAGCAAAGCGCCATACGGGTCCAATCGTTTTGAACGTGCCAGCAGTCGGATGGTCCAGCTCTTGGATCATCTTGAGTTCCTGCACTTGAGGGTGTGTCATCAAGGCAGGGTAGTCTAAAAACGCGACAGCATCGCCGTTGAAAGAGTGGATCAGTTTGACCACCTCTTCGCAGGTCATTTCTTTGAATGCCTCTTCCCAGAGCGGTTTTACATCCGGTGCGTAGCGACCAATGCTTGTCGCTTGGCGGCCAAAATCGGCAAAACGTGGATCTCCAAGTTGCTCAGTCATGCCAAGTGTAATCAACAAGCGATCCCAATCCTCGCTGTCGCCTCGACGCAGACCAAAATAGACCCGCCCATCTTTGGTCTTGTACCCGTGGTCTGGTGGCTTAGTGTAGTGATCAAGGTGGAAACCGTACCAGTCATCAGGGTCACTCATCGCCGTCCACATAATCCCGCGCATGTGCAGTAACGTCCCAAGCATACTGACCGACACCCGCTGTCCTTCGCCTTTTCGCATACGATGAAACAAAGCGCCAGTGATTGCTTGAGACGCAAAGATGCCGGTATTCACGCTGGCGACATCAGTGCCCACCCTCACAGGTGGTTCGCCAATGCGACCCAGCGAGTTGGTGTAGTCTGCCATCGCTTGAATGACGAGTTCAGCCCCAGGTAAATTGCGCAGTGGTCCTTCTTCACCAAACGCGCTAATGGCACAGTACACCAGTTTCGCGTTGATCTTTTGCAGCTCAGCATAGCCGAGACCAAGTTTCTCTGCCTCACCCGGCCCCAGGTCTTCGAGCAACACCTCAGCTTTCGCCACTAGCCTTCGCACGAGATCCTGCCCTTCGGGCTTATGAATATCGAGCGCAAGGCTCTTCTTGTTACGATTCACGCTGAGAAAGACCGCACTCTCGTCACCAATAAACGGCGGTCCCATCGTGCGAGCCGAATCACCCCGCAACGGTTCGATCTTAAGGACCTCCGCACCAGCGTCCCCAAGTCGCATCGCTCCGAATGGACCACATAGGCCTTGGGTTAGATCAATGACAGTAAATCCAGAAAGTGCTCCGCTCATGAAAACCTCAACAGCTCTTAGCTATTAGCCGTTAGCTTTTAGCCTGAGGGGAATTCTCCACTCTAGCCTTTTGCCTAAAGAATACCCAGTTCGCGCAACACCGCCTCGGTATGCTCCCCCTTGAGCCCGCCAGGACGAATCGGACCAGCTGGAGTTTTTTCAAACTTCCACGGCAAGCCATCGACAGCGAGAGTTCCCCAGTGTGGCGTCTCAAGATTCACAATCTGTTCGTTCTGTGTCACTTGCGGATGATAGCGAAGAGAGTCGTAATCACCGATGCGACTATTTGGCACCGCTTCTTTCGTCAAACGAATGACCCACCACGCCACAGGTTTGGTGCGAAACTGCTCTTCAAGCAGTGGAAGCAGTACGGCGCGGTTTTCAACTCGCTGGGGATTGGTAGCAAAACGCGGATCATCGCGGAGCGCCTCTACCTTCAGCGCCCGACAAAAGCGTGGCCATTGGTCCTCTTCCACTACCCCAACCGCAATGTATTTTTGGTCCTCACAAAGAAACGCTTGATGCGGCACTGTGGTCGGAACCGCACTGCCCATCGGTTGCGGTTGCTGATTGGTCGCAAAGTATTCAGCCAATCGCGTACTTTGCAGAGATAATGCGGCAGACAGCATTTCGATTTCGATCTTCTGCCCTTTGCCAGTGCGTTCGCGCGCTAACAAGGCTTGCAGCACAGCTTCAACGATCATCGTACTCGTGGAGATATCCAAGTGCGCTAAGTGCCGAAACATCTCACCTTGACCGCCGGGTTGGCCAGTAATACTACACCAGCCGCAGAGCGCTTGTAGATTCGGATCAATGCCTGCCTCTTTTGCCATCGGTCCAGTGCGACCATACGCCGATGATGCCACATAGACGACGCGTGGATTGACTTGTGACACGACATCATAGCCAAGCCCAAGGCGCTCAACTGCTCCAGGCCGCATGTTCTGAATGAACACATCGCTTTTTTCGATAATCTTCAATGCGGTCGCACGGTCACCTTCTTGCTTGAGGTCGAGCACGATATTGCGCTTATTGAAGTTCGCCGAGATGTAGAGCACTGCCGTCCCTTTGATCGGTGGCGGAATAACGTGCGAGAGTTCTCCTTCTGGAGCTTCAACTTTTATGACATCAGCTCCCATCTCACCTAAAAGTTTTGACGCCCACGGACCAACCGCCGCAATCGTCAAATCAAATACGCGAATACCGTCGAGAATACCTGGCATGAGACCTCCAAAAGCGTGATACGTAATCCGTAAAACGGAATGCGTAAAACGTAAAGGGAATGATAAAATGATTACTCGTTACGTTTTACGTTTTACGCATTCCGGCTGGCCGAAACTTCGCCAACGTTACATCCTCGGTAACATCATCGAACACGACTTCCACTGGCATACCAATTTCAATGTCTGCGCTCTCGATTCCGACAAGATTGGTCAGTAACCGCGGACCTTCATCGAGTTCGACTTCAGCAACATTGTAGGGAATCTCATCTTTCACCGAAGAAAAATATGCTTGGTGAAAAATCACCCAAGAGTTCACTTTCCCCCGACCACTCAGTTTCTCCCACGTACAGCTGCGCGACCAGCAATCTGGGCAGAACGGTCCGGGAGGATACCACAATTTGTGACAAGCGTTACACCGCTGCAAGGTTACCTCACGTCGCTTGAGTCCATCCCAATACGGAGCGTTCAACGACGAAATCGCCGGCAAAGGTTTCTTGTATTCAGCCACGATTATCCCCTCCGATAGATCAGCGAATCGCCATAGGCATTCGCCCATTGAACGACTTCAGCGTTGGCGACTTGTCGCGGACCACACTCGCCGCGTAGCTGGCGCACGATCTCCACGTGATGGTTCCATCCCATCACGTGAGCCTCGGAAATCAAACCACCATTGGTGTTGATGGGCAGTTCACCACCTAATTCGATTCGTCCATTCTGCGTGAACGCCGCAGCTTCGCCAGGCTTACAGAACCCCCAGCGTTCAAGCGCAGACCACACCAGAATCGAAAAGGCATCATACGTAAAAAAGGCATCGATATCTTTGTGCGTCACGTCCGCCATTTGGTACACGGGCTGGACTCCCGCTTGATAATCGAACACCTCTTGCTGCGAGGTACCAAACCCTGGATGCGTCCAAATGAACTCATGTCGTCCAGCCGGAAGTCCCTGCATCCCACTGATATACACTGGCCGTCTTTTTAAGTCGCGGGCTCGCTCACTACTCGACACAATGACACACGCCGCACCATCGTTGATTTGACAATAGTCGAGCAAATGCAGCGGTTCACACACAAAGCGTGAGTTTTGATGATCCTCAACGGTAATCGGATTGCGCATGATGGCAGCGGGGTTCAGCGACGCATGCTTCCGTTCAGCGATTGCCACCGCCGCAAGTTGGCGGCTAGTGGCACCGTACTTGGCAAAGTACTTCTGCGCGACAAGTGCTGCTCCAGCGCCCGGCGACGTCATACCATAGACGGGATCTTCACCATGCCCGCCGCCACCTTCACGTGCGCCTTCGGAATCTCCGGCGCCACCCATCATCGGCTTGCGAAAGCCAGAGAAACTGATCGACGCTAAGCACGCCACATGGTTCGCGAGACCAGCACTGACTGCCATCGCCGCATTCTGAATACACGTGGCAGTAAATCGCCCATGTGCCCAGGTTTGATTATACATTCTTAACTTCAAACCGAGCGCGTACGCGAGCGTGTCAGCATCCGCTCCGATCGGCGTACCAAAACTCACAATGAGTCCATCAAGATCATCACGCGCCAGACCTGCGTCGTCTAATGCGTTGCGAATGGCCTCACCAGCTAGATCAATCGTACTGCGGTTCAGTCGCTTGCCATACGGCGAATGACCAACACCAGACACCGCAGCTTTATCTTTGAGTTCCCATGCAGGCATAGCCTGTTCCTCCCTGCGCCGTACAGTAGGCTAGAGTACGGTTGGCTGTCAACCAAAACCCCTACTCGCTCCGGTCCCATTGCACTTGAGAATTCTGCTTCCTTGTGTAGCTCAGTGCGCGCCTATTGGAGGTCATTAGAATTCTACCTTTTGGAGGATTGCTGTAAATGGGCAAATCCTGTTGAGTATCCCTGCCTGGGGACTTCTTAGAATTGTTCATTTTTCCGTGACTCAATCACCCAACTCGGCTGAGGAACACCGGTGCGAATCCTCCCTGAATGAGATGAGCATGGAGAGGTGAATGCATGTTTATGAAATAACACTCTCTGTGATGTTCTACACACATTACGCCAACAACAGCGTGATGCGTGAAGGACCGTTTCATGTTCGTGGTGGAAGACAATGGTCCGACAGAATGTAAACGAAGGCTTGGATCAGGAATAAAGAAACGCTGGCCATACTTATATAGCAGCGGTCGTGCGTGCCGACTCTTTTCTCTTTCTGTTGCACGACAACACGGCAACAGCTGAGGCAGTGTGTGATTCTCTCTATTGGGATTTTTCTCTTTAGCATTTTCGCCTTCTTCGGATGTGGCACCACGTCACGTGTGTCCTTGCAGGAAGGAGCAGCGTCTGCTTCGCCGTCTGCCCAGATGCCTCATACTGCTGCAGTACAGTTCGAACCAACGCACTCTCCTCTCTCACTCCAATCCCCACCCAACTCAGATACAGAACGCTTACAACAGCTGTGGCAAAAACGACGTGCAGAAACAGCACTTGCCGACTACCCCGTGAGCCCTGGGGATGTCCTGGAGATCACCGTCCCCGCCATGGAGGAGATCGTTAACCGGACAGTCCGTGTCTCTGGGGACGGAACGATTGAACTTCCGTTTATTGGCATCATGCAAGCAGCAGGCCTCGCTGAGGAATAACTCAGAGCAGCCCTTCGTCAGCGTCTGCAGGCCTACATGCATCACCCACGGGTTACACTCTTTATTCGTGAATATCGCAGTCGACAAGTTGCGGTGTTAGGGGCCGTCGAAAAACCTGGACTCTATATGCTCGCCAGTGGTAGCGACACGATCCTTGATATGCTCTCGTTGGCCGGTGGTGTAAAGGAAGGAGCAGCTCCACGGCTGTATTTGATTCCCGCAGAGCCCTTGCAAAGTCATCAGGCCCGCTCGCTCGCGGCCACATTGCCAGCGCAGCTCGTGAACCACAATGCCACTCCTCTTATTCTGAAAAGTGCAGACCCGATTGAGATTAGTTTGCAAAGCCTTGAGAAAGGCAGTACCTCTGCACCGCTCACCTTACCAGCTCGTCCTGGCGACGTCGTGATCGTGCCAGGTGGCGGTGAGGTTCTCGTTCAGGGCTGGGTTGAAAAACCTGCAGCCTACAAAATCACCCCAGGCCTAACGCTCCTTGGAGCTGTTGCTGCAGCAGGAGGACCGCATTTTGCCGCCAATACTAGTTCTGTCCGCATATTACGTACCGGCAGAACCGACGAGAAAATGCTCCTCATAGCTGACTTAGAAAAAGTGAAGCTGGGAGAAAGTCCGGATATTACCGTTCAGGACGGAGATGTTGTTGAAGTATCTTCTTCTTCCTCCAAGTTAATTCCGTACGGCATCTATAGTTTCATGACGTCAGTGTTGCATGTGGGAGCAACGTTCCGCAGCTATTAACAGCGTGCGTCAATACGTAGTGCGGTATGAAAGATCACCTTTCCTCTTACGTTCGCCAGGCTCCTATCGCTTCACAGTCTGGGGTACCACGCCTCCAGAGCCGCGAGTGGGAAGAAGAAGCAACGCACCTGCGCGACTACTGGCAGCTCATCAGAAAACGCATTGGTGTAGTGACCACTCTTCTACTTGCGACGGTCGGTACTACCGTAATCTATCTGGCTACGACGACGCCCACCTTTGTTGCAGAGACGACCTTGTTAATTGAGCCGCAGATCCCAAATGTCCTTAATCTTCGCGATGTGTTAGCCCAACCTTTGGGACCAGAGGAGTACGACTACTACAAGACCCAGTACGAGATTCTGCGCAGTCAGACGCTTGCTGGCCGTGTCATCCGCGAACACGGTCTCGATGAGCAGCGTATTGCGCAAACCAAAGAGCGCTGGGTTTCGGTGCGAGCGGTGCTGGCACAACTCAAAGCGTTGATCTCGCCTTCACGCCTGGTCGAGGAAGAAACATCACAACAAGTTCTCTATCGTACTGTAGACACCTATCTGCAGCGATTGGAGATTCACCCAGTGACCGGCACTCGCTTAACAAAGATCGCCTTCAGCTCACCAGATCCACGACTTGCTGCCCAGGTCGCGAATGCGCACGCCAATGCCTATATTCGCCAGGGAGTAGAACTGCGCACGCAAGCCGACGAACAAGTCAGCCGGTTTCTCGAAGAAAAGTTAGGCGATTTGAAAGAACGGATCGAGCAGTCTGAGTCCGCGTTAAATGCCTACCGGAGAGAGCAGCAAATTATTTCTCTCGACGATAAAGAGAACATTGTCGTGAACCGCCTGGTAGATCTGAACAAAATTCTCACCGAAGCTGAGGCAGATCGGGTCGCACTTGAAGCGCAAGTGCAATTTTTGCTCTCTGGGTCCTACGAACATGTTTCTCCTGTTACTACAAACCCACTCATGTAAGGGTTGAAGGAGCAGCTCGCACGAGCGCAAGCAGAGTACGCCGCATTAGCCGTTGAGTTCAAACCTGGGTATCCACGACTTGATAAGCTTAAAGCTCAAGTAGCGGAAGCACAGTATCGACTGAACGAAGAGGCGCGTAAAATCAGCAAAGGGCTTGAGACCGCTTACCGCACGGCAAAAGCAAAGGAAACCGAACTGCGGCGAAAAGTCGATGAGCAAAAAGAAGCCGCGCTCAAACTGAAAGATGCCTCGGTTACCTATTCGATTCTCGCGCGCGAAGTTGATACCAACCGTCAACTCTATGAGAGTGTGCTCCGACGTCTGGCGGAGATGGGAGTGACCACACACGTACAGACGTCGAATACCTCAGTGGTCGATCCCGCTATTCCCCCGCAAAAGCCTGCGAAGCCACAAGCCGCGCTTGCCCTGTTGCTCAGTACACTCGTCGGCCTTGTCGGTGGCGTAGGCGCAGCTTTCTTCTTTGCCTACTGCGACAATACCCTGAAAACCCCAACAGAAGTCGAACGACATCTCCAGTTACCTACGCTCGCGTTAGTCCCCGGCTTCACGCCCACACCGTTACCTACGCTTCCCACACTCGGACATCCCGCTCCCCAGCCTTCCCTGAGTAGTCCGCAGTCGTCGCTTCGTCCTTCTCTTCCTGCTCGCCCACCGCTTGTTGCGCTTGAAGCCTATCGTAAGCTCCGCACAGCATTGCTTCTCTCTCGTCCAGTCGGACCACCTCGGACCATCTTGTTCACCAGTGCTACGAGCGGCGAAGGGAAAACAGTGACCGCAGTGCACACCGCAATCGCTTTAGCGGAAATGGGAGCGCGGGTATTGCTTATCGATGCCGACCTCCGCAGTCCAAACTGTCATACGATGTTGAAAGCGCAAAATGATACTGGGCTCACTGAGTTTCTCGTGGGACAGTTGGAGTTGGCGAGGGTCATCCAACCAACCGCTACTGAGCGATTATTCTTTCTCGCCAGTGGTTCGTTTCCCCCAAGCCCCTCCGATCTCCTCAGTTCAAAAAAGATGCACGCAGCTCTGATGTTTTTGCGCAGTTTTTACGATTACCTGGTGATCGATACTCCTCCAGTCCTCCCCGTAAGTGACGCAGAAATTCTTTCAACCATGGTGGATGGAGTTGTGTTGGTTGTCGATAGTGAGCAGACCGCCTACCCAAAGGTCAAAGAGGCACAGCTGCGCTTGTCCTATCCACAAGCACAGCTGCTCGGGGTGGTATTGAACAAAGTACGGCTGCAACCAGAAGAAGCTACGCCTTACTACCAGGCGTATCGGGAGAGCCGCCAACGAGCAAAAGAACCAGCGCAAAGGCCAACACTCTTGCGTCAATGGGGAAGAAATAATGTCCCTGATGTACAGATGTCAAAGGAGACAATCCAAGAGAAGGAAGAAGTTACGAAATAAAGCGGCTTGAAGGCAGCAACGGGGTGTCGCGTTTTCTGTACGCCGTCGAACATTTGGCGATGGTCCGGAGTACAGAGAAGTCTGGATACTACAGCAATCTGCTGGCGTGAACTTACCAGCATGTCCTGGTGAAGTACGTCCACCCCCTTGCTTTTTTCAGGCTATACCCGAGCAGGGAGAGAGTCAACTGTAAAGGATGAGCAGGGATGAGGTTCAGAATAAATCCGATCTGAATCTCCGCCCATGAACGTGGATGGAGGAACAAAAGCGATGGAAATCTGAAGCAGCCAGCCGCTCACAGGGCGATGGGCGGAATCTTTCCTTCCTTGCCCAAGAGCAGGGCAACACTCTTTCTATTGTCTCTGCAAACGGCTCTTCGACATACTCTTCGCTGCCATGCTGATCCTCTTCCTCTTGCCCTTGATGCTCCTCATTGCGGTCCTCATCAAGTTCGACAGCCCAGGTCCGGTGTTGTTTATCCAAGAGCGGGTCGGGGCGCGGCGGTGCGTTCACAACGGTCGCATGCAATGGGAAGTCGTCACGTTTCCATTCTACAAGTTCCGCTCGATGGTTCATGGTGCAGATCAATCAATGCATCAGGCGCAAGTGGCAGCCTTCGTTGATGGACATCTCGAGGAGACAAAGGAAAACACCGTTAAGCTCGTCAACGACCCCCGCGTCACTCGTGTTGGACACATACTACGAAAAACCAGCCTCGACGAACTGCCGCAACTCTTCAATGTCTTGAAAGGAGACATGAGTCTGGTTGGCCCACGTCCTGTACCCACATACGAAGCAGCACGGTACGAGCCGCGCCACTGG includes these proteins:
- a CDS encoding alpha/beta fold hydrolase; protein product: MELHYEYSGQGHPLVILHGLFGSLENWRTLSKAFAQSFQVFALDQRNHGRSPHSEVFDYQAMLEDVHEFIYQHELPTIHLLGHSMGGKVAMQFALTYPDLVDKLVIVDIAPKVYPPGHDDVFAGLFACDPATIRSRQEADAALTPHLPDLTLRQFLLKNLERNEGGSFQWRINLDGIHRNYHEMLKTFAANGTFAKPTLFIRGENSGYIRDHDLVTIREIFPAAQLTTIANTGHWVHSEAPQEFARIVIDFLSH
- a CDS encoding CoA transferase; amino-acid sequence: MSGALSGFTVIDLTQGLCGPFGAMRLGDAGAEVLKIEPLRGDSARTMGPPFIGDESAVFLSVNRNKKSLALDIHKPEGQDLVRRLVAKAEVLLEDLGPGEAEKLGLGYAELQKINAKLVYCAISAFGEEGPLRNLPGAELVIQAMADYTNSLGRIGEPPVRVGTDVASVNTGIFASQAITGALFHRMRKGEGQRVSVSMLGTLLHMRGIMWTAMSDPDDWYGFHLDHYTKPPDHGYKTKDGRVYFGLRRGDSEDWDRLLITLGMTEQLGDPRFADFGRQATSIGRYAPDVKPLWEEAFKEMTCEEVVKLIHSFNGDAVAFLDYPALMTHPQVQELKMIQELDHPTAGTFKTIGPVWRFADTPAKMQSPPPTLGQHTDEILTALGVSAKEISQLRASGVIG
- a CDS encoding CoA transferase, with translation MPGILDGIRVFDLTIAAVGPWASKLLGEMGADVIKVEAPEGELSHVIPPPIKGTAVLYISANFNKRNIVLDLKQEGDRATALKIIEKSDVFIQNMRPGAVERLGLGYDVVSQVNPRVVYVASSAYGRTGPMAKEAGIDPNLQALCGWCSITGQPGGQGEMFRHLAHLDISTSTMIVEAVLQALLARERTGKGQKIEIEMLSAALSLQSTRLAEYFATNQQPQPMGSAVPTTVPHQAFLCEDQKYIAVGVVEEDQWPRFCRALKVEALRDDPRFATNPQRVENRAVLLPLLEEQFRTKPVAWWVIRLTKEAVPNSRIGDYDSLRYHPQVTQNEQIVNLETPHWGTLAVDGLPWKFEKTPAGPIRPGGLKGEHTEAVLRELGIL
- a CDS encoding Zn-ribbon domain-containing OB-fold protein is translated as MGECLWRFADLSEGIIVAEYKKPLPAISSLNAPYWDGLKRREVTLQRCNACHKLWYPPGPFCPDCWSRSCTWEKLSGRGKVNSWVIFHQAYFSSVKDEIPYNVAEVELDEGPRLLTNLVGIESADIEIGMPVEVVFDDVTEDVTLAKFRPAGMRKT
- a CDS encoding thiolase family protein; translation: MPAWELKDKAAVSGVGHSPYGKRLNRSTIDLAGEAIRNALDDAGLARDDLDGLIVSFGTPIGADADTLAYALGLKLRMYNQTWAHGRFTATCIQNAAMAVSAGLANHVACLASISFSGFRKPMMGGAGDSEGAREGGGGHGEDPVYGMTSPGAGAALVAQKYFAKYGATSRQLAAVAIAERKHASLNPAAIMRNPITVEDHQNSRFVCEPLHLLDYCQINDGAACVIVSSSERARDLKRRPVYISGMQGLPAGRHEFIWTHPGFGTSQQEVFDYQAGVQPVYQMADVTHKDIDAFFTYDAFSILVWSALERWGFCKPGEAAAFTQNGRIELGGELPINTNGGLISEAHVMGWNHHVEIVRQLRGECGPRQVANAEVVQWANAYGDSLIYRRG
- a CDS encoding polysaccharide biosynthesis tyrosine autokinase, with amino-acid sequence MKEQLARAQAEYAALAVEFKPGYPRLDKLKAQVAEAQYRLNEEARKISKGLETAYRTAKAKETELRRKVDEQKEAALKLKDASVTYSILAREVDTNRQLYESVLRRLAEMGVTTHVQTSNTSVVDPAIPPQKPAKPQAALALLLSTLVGLVGGVGAAFFFAYCDNTLKTPTEVERHLQLPTLALVPGFTPTPLPTLPTLGHPAPQPSLSSPQSSLRPSLPARPPLVALEAYRKLRTALLLSRPVGPPRTILFTSATSGEGKTVTAVHTAIALAEMGARVLLIDADLRSPNCHTMLKAQNDTGLTEFLVGQLELARVIQPTATERLFFLASGSFPPSPSDLLSSKKMHAALMFLRSFYDYLVIDTPPVLPVSDAEILSTMVDGVVLVVDSEQTAYPKVKEAQLRLSYPQAQLLGVVLNKVRLQPEEATPYYQAYRESRQRAKEPAQRPTLLRQWGRNNVPDVQMSKETIQEKEEVTK
- a CDS encoding sugar transferase, translated to MLILFLLPLMLLIAVLIKFDSPGPVLFIQERVGARRCVHNGRMQWEVVTFPFYKFRSMVHGADQSMHQAQVAAFVDGHLEETKENTVKLVNDPRVTRVGHILRKTSLDELPQLFNVLKGDMSLVGPRPVPTYEAARYEPRHWQRLTALPGITGWWQVYGRGQVPFETMVTMDLEYIRSQSLWLDLKLLTLTIPAILSQRGAN